Proteins encoded in a region of the Lentisphaerota bacterium genome:
- the def gene encoding peptide deformylase encodes MTHPIITFGNAALRRAARTVPAITDEIRRLAADMIETMHQASGVGLAAAQIGREEAVCVIDIPPDAEKPMCRAFNAAIPMPIVLVNPEVLATEGSQRNNEGCLSFPDINALISRPNQVTVTFLALDASRQTLTVQGLLARALMHEIDHLNGVLLVDRMSQVQKLAVAGKLRRLKREAQHA; translated from the coding sequence ATGACTCATCCGATCATCACCTTTGGCAACGCCGCTCTGCGCCGGGCAGCCCGGACTGTTCCGGCCATCACCGATGAAATACGGCGGCTCGCCGCCGACATGATCGAAACCATGCACCAAGCCAGCGGCGTCGGTCTCGCTGCGGCGCAGATTGGCCGCGAAGAGGCGGTGTGCGTCATCGACATTCCCCCCGACGCCGAGAAGCCGATGTGTCGCGCCTTCAACGCCGCGATCCCCATGCCGATCGTGCTTGTCAATCCCGAGGTCCTCGCCACCGAGGGGAGCCAGCGGAACAACGAGGGATGCCTGAGCTTCCCCGATATCAACGCCCTCATCTCCCGCCCCAACCAGGTGACCGTCACCTTCCTGGCGCTTGACGCGTCACGCCAGACCCTCACCGTGCAGGGGCTCCTCGCCCGGGCCCTGATGCATGAGATTGACCACCTCAACGGCGTCCTGCTGGTCGACCGCATGTCGCAGGTTCAGAAACTCGCCGTCGCCGGCAAGCTCAGGCGCCTCAAACGAGAGGCTCAGCACGCATGA
- a CDS encoding HAD family hydrolase, translated as MDLRRTTAADLIALRPAHDAFVGVDSDGCVFDTMDVKQKNHFHPLICSFWGLERIEAQVRAAAEFVNIGSKTRGQNRFTNLLLTFELLETWDVVRASGVPLPRTGALRAYCQSGLPLGNPSLHAEVARSGDPDLTRVLEWSLAVNADIDTRMAPTPPFPWALKSLDRIARACDAIVVSQTPEEALLKEWHHHGIADRVAAITGQEVGSKARQIRLATDGRYQPGRVLLIGDAPGDLAAATEASVLFYPILPGREDASWCRFHDESFDRFLAGTYAGAYAGDLTRAFLDALPDTPPWQSPASRC; from the coding sequence ATGGATCTTCGTCGCACAACAGCCGCCGACCTCATTGCCCTCCGTCCCGCTCACGACGCCTTCGTGGGGGTGGATTCCGACGGTTGTGTGTTCGACACCATGGATGTGAAGCAGAAGAACCATTTTCATCCCCTCATCTGCTCGTTCTGGGGGCTGGAGCGCATCGAGGCACAGGTGCGCGCCGCCGCCGAGTTCGTGAATATCGGCTCGAAAACGCGCGGCCAGAACCGGTTTACCAATCTCCTGCTGACCTTTGAGCTGCTCGAAACGTGGGACGTCGTCCGCGCATCCGGCGTGCCGCTACCGCGCACCGGGGCGCTGCGGGCGTACTGCCAGTCGGGACTGCCGCTTGGCAACCCGTCGCTGCACGCCGAGGTTGCCCGCAGCGGCGACCCGGACCTGACGCGCGTGCTGGAGTGGAGCCTCGCGGTCAATGCCGACATTGACACCCGGATGGCGCCGACGCCGCCCTTCCCGTGGGCGCTCAAGAGTCTGGACCGGATTGCACGCGCCTGTGACGCGATCGTGGTGTCGCAAACCCCCGAAGAGGCCCTGCTCAAGGAGTGGCACCACCACGGCATCGCCGATCGGGTTGCCGCGATCACCGGTCAGGAGGTCGGCTCCAAGGCCCGCCAGATCCGGCTCGCCACCGATGGCCGCTACCAGCCCGGCCGCGTGCTCCTGATTGGGGATGCGCCGGGCGACCTTGCTGCGGCAACCGAAGCGAGCGTCCTCTTTTATCCGATCCTCCCCGGCCGCGAAGACGCCTCCTGGTGCCGGTTCCACGATGAATCCTTCGACCGCTTTCTCGCCGGAACCTACGCAGGCGCCTATGCCGGGGATCTCACCCGCGCATTCCTCGACGCCCTTCCCGACACGCCGCCCTGGCAGAGCCCCGCCTCGCGCTGCTGA
- a CDS encoding YggS family pyridoxal phosphate-dependent enzyme: protein MDENTSDSIATILQQIRERIARACEQSGRSPDEVEVIGVTKTFGPEVVAEAWAAGIRRFGENRVQEAAFKIPQCVTGPDWHLIGHLQRNKIRPALGVFSTIHSVDSARLVEQLDDAADEAGVRPDILLEVNVSGEASKFGIKPDAVAQVVERALACRALTLVGLMTLAPFCPDPDQTRPFFARLRELRDRLARDFAIGLPRLSMGMSNDFEAAVREGATWIRIGSLLFGHRPTMKQNLRQQMAADGVWDE, encoded by the coding sequence ATGGACGAAAACACGTCGGACAGCATTGCGACAATTTTACAACAGATCCGGGAGCGGATCGCGCGCGCCTGCGAACAGTCGGGGCGGAGCCCGGACGAGGTCGAGGTGATCGGGGTCACCAAAACGTTCGGTCCCGAGGTGGTTGCCGAGGCGTGGGCGGCCGGCATCCGCCGTTTTGGCGAGAACCGCGTGCAGGAGGCGGCCTTCAAGATTCCCCAGTGCGTCACCGGTCCCGACTGGCACCTGATTGGCCACCTGCAGCGGAACAAGATCCGGCCCGCCCTGGGGGTCTTCTCAACGATCCACTCGGTCGACTCGGCCCGGCTCGTCGAACAGCTTGACGACGCCGCCGATGAGGCGGGCGTGCGCCCCGACATTCTGCTGGAGGTGAATGTCTCGGGCGAGGCGAGCAAGTTCGGCATCAAGCCCGACGCGGTGGCGCAGGTGGTGGAGCGCGCGCTGGCGTGCCGCGCGCTGACGCTGGTCGGATTGATGACGCTCGCGCCGTTCTGCCCGGACCCCGATCAGACGCGCCCGTTTTTCGCCAGGCTGCGTGAGCTGCGTGATCGGCTGGCGCGTGATTTCGCGATCGGCCTGCCCCGTCTGTCCATGGGGATGTCCAACGATTTTGAAGCGGCGGTTCGCGAAGGCGCCACGTGGATTCGCATCGGCTCGCTGCTCTTCGGCCACCGCCCCACGATGAAGCAGAACCTGCGGCAGCAGATGGCCGCTGACGGCGTCTGGGACGAGTGA
- the maf gene encoding septum formation protein Maf has protein sequence MKTRMPMVLGSASPRRHKLLRGLGLDFEVVVADTEEIHDAADPVGTVVHNAVTKHTACRTLRPDACLLTADTLVWFDGRLIGKPRDLGEAAEFLRAFSGRTQTVYTAVVLSLPGTAPDIRVEASAVHFKELDDETIQRYLLRTRPLDRAGAYDIDENGDLLIHGHAGSYANIMGLPIEAVRDWLTARQFLTPDP, from the coding sequence ATGAAGACGCGTATGCCAATGGTTCTCGGATCGGCGTCGCCGCGGCGGCATAAGCTGCTGCGGGGGCTGGGACTTGATTTCGAGGTGGTCGTCGCGGACACCGAGGAGATCCATGACGCGGCCGATCCGGTGGGCACTGTCGTGCACAACGCCGTGACGAAACACACCGCCTGCCGCACGCTGCGTCCCGATGCCTGCCTCCTTACGGCCGATACGCTGGTCTGGTTTGACGGACGGCTCATCGGCAAGCCCCGCGACTTGGGAGAGGCGGCTGAATTTCTGCGGGCCTTCTCCGGCCGCACGCAAACCGTTTACACGGCCGTCGTCCTCTCGCTGCCGGGAACGGCCCCGGACATCCGGGTCGAGGCCTCGGCCGTTCATTTCAAGGAACTGGACGATGAGACGATCCAGCGCTACCTGCTTCGCACCCGACCGCTCGACCGGGCTGGCGCCTACGACATTGACGAGAACGGGGATTTGCTGATTCACGGCCATGCCGGTTCCTATGCCAACATCATGGGACTGCCGATCGAAGCCGTGCGGGATTGGCTCACCGCCCGCCAGTTCCTGACCCCTGATCCCTGA
- the recR gene encoding recombination protein RecR — protein MIGPLDNLVRSLARLPGLGRRSAERAALALVRRPEHLLDELSAALAAARERVRCCDVCGGFTTTDVNPCPLCTGSGRDPEILCVVEEPGDILAIERSGGFRGRYHALLGKLSPARMTGPAELRIQALLDRVQTGGVREVVLALSTDLDGDTTAGYLAERLRARGVRVTRLAFGLPADSGVGYSDPLTLKRALGGRQEVA, from the coding sequence ATGATCGGTCCGCTGGACAATCTGGTGCGGAGCCTGGCGCGGCTGCCCGGGCTTGGACGCCGCTCGGCGGAGCGGGCGGCGCTGGCGCTTGTCCGGAGGCCGGAACATCTGCTCGACGAGCTGAGCGCCGCGCTGGCCGCCGCTCGTGAACGGGTGCGCTGCTGCGATGTCTGTGGCGGCTTCACCACCACCGACGTCAATCCGTGCCCGCTCTGCACGGGCTCGGGGCGGGATCCCGAAATCCTCTGCGTGGTCGAGGAGCCGGGCGACATCCTCGCGATCGAGCGCTCGGGCGGCTTTCGCGGCCGCTACCACGCGCTGCTGGGCAAGCTATCGCCGGCGCGGATGACCGGCCCGGCCGAGCTCCGCATTCAGGCACTCCTGGACCGTGTTCAGACCGGGGGCGTGCGCGAGGTGGTTCTGGCCCTCAGCACCGATCTCGATGGCGACACCACCGCCGGCTATCTCGCCGAACGGCTGCGCGCCCGTGGCGTGCGGGTGACGCGCCTGGCTTTCGGCCTTCCCGCCGATAGCGGCGTCGGCTATTCGGACCCGCTCACCCTCAAGCGGGCGCTTGGGGGGCGCCAGGAGGTGGCGTAA
- the galK gene encoding galactokinase, which yields MFDFGVIHRSPPTLPSTMKNKAIYDELLRRYRAHFNRDPEVVAYAPGRIEVIGNHTDYNEGFVCSAAINFGTFFAAARRDTGACRLVAGDLMKEVAFDASCAAPSTGDTWSNYVKGVLAGLRERAAVPCGFDGLFLGNIPLGAGLSSSAALEISSGLALARLYGRTIDRLDLAKIGQAAEHRFAGVKCGLLDQISSLFGAEEMLVETDFRTFAVKNVPLGEDACFLMCNTHARHALVDGEYNRRRAACEEARDHFARVLPHPVRALRDVSMEEWRTHRCGLDDGVARRAAHPIGENERVLAAADALATGDLVRFGQLMFESHESSRVNFENSCPELDCLVAAARKIPGVMGARLSGGGFGGSVVVLVHPRDAETAGAALANAYAAAFGKPCDVRLIRPSAGASVVRAG from the coding sequence ATGTTTGATTTCGGCGTCATCCATCGTTCACCCCCAACGCTCCCCAGCACTATGAAAAACAAAGCCATCTATGACGAGCTGTTGCGTCGCTACCGCGCGCATTTCAACCGCGATCCCGAGGTGGTGGCCTATGCCCCCGGGCGGATTGAGGTGATCGGAAACCACACGGACTACAACGAGGGTTTTGTCTGTTCAGCCGCCATCAACTTCGGCACCTTTTTTGCGGCGGCCCGCCGCGACACCGGGGCGTGCCGGCTGGTGGCGGGCGACCTGATGAAGGAGGTCGCCTTTGACGCGTCTTGCGCCGCGCCGTCGACCGGCGACACCTGGTCGAATTATGTCAAGGGGGTGCTCGCCGGCTTGCGCGAGCGGGCGGCTGTCCCGTGCGGGTTTGACGGCCTGTTTCTCGGCAACATCCCGCTCGGAGCGGGCCTCTCGTCGTCCGCCGCCCTGGAGATCTCCTCGGGTCTGGCGCTGGCCCGGCTCTATGGCAGGACGATTGACCGGCTTGATCTGGCCAAGATCGGCCAAGCCGCGGAGCATCGGTTTGCCGGCGTCAAGTGCGGGCTCCTCGACCAGATATCCTCCCTTTTCGGCGCGGAGGAGATGCTGGTCGAGACCGATTTCCGAACCTTCGCCGTGAAGAACGTCCCGCTGGGTGAGGATGCCTGCTTCCTGATGTGCAACACCCACGCTCGGCATGCGCTGGTTGACGGCGAGTACAACCGTCGCCGGGCGGCCTGCGAGGAGGCGCGCGACCATTTTGCCAGGGTCTTGCCGCATCCGGTGCGGGCGCTGCGAGACGTGTCCATGGAGGAGTGGCGGACGCATCGCTGCGGATTGGACGACGGGGTGGCGCGCCGCGCCGCGCATCCGATCGGCGAGAACGAGCGGGTGCTGGCTGCGGCGGATGCGCTGGCGACAGGCGACCTCGTTCGCTTCGGTCAGCTCATGTTCGAATCGCACGAAAGCTCGCGGGTGAATTTTGAGAACTCCTGTCCCGAGCTGGACTGCCTCGTTGCGGCTGCGCGCAAGATCCCCGGCGTGATGGGCGCGCGCCTCTCCGGCGGCGGATTTGGCGGTAGCGTGGTCGTCCTCGTCCATCCGAGAGACGCCGAGACAGCGGGTGCGGCCCTGGCCAACGCCTATGCCGCAGCCTTCGGCAAACCGTGCGATGTGCGCCTGATCCGCCCCAGCGCCGGGGCGTCGGTTGTGAGGGCGGGGTGA
- a CDS encoding TatD family deoxyribonuclease → MFDAHTHIQDPRLAACRAAALDAACRAGVSGLCCCATAPDDWDAVAALVCDRPLILPAWGVHPWQAGDLPAGWDDRLGALLHAHPEAAVGECGLDGIRAEPVPGIQRAVLQRQLELAAACGRPVVLHGARAWGALIAAVKPFAGRIPALVAHSFGGSRDILRDWLALGGFVSFSGTLCNAAATRVRAAAAATPADRLLVETDSPDLFPQGGVLCPGCAVPAVAADTGPNHPANLAVVLAALAAIRGVATDELASLTERNARRAFGRSTHPLNRIP, encoded by the coding sequence ATGTTTGATGCCCACACACACATTCAGGATCCGCGCCTCGCCGCATGCCGCGCCGCCGCGTTGGATGCCGCCTGCCGGGCCGGGGTTTCGGGACTTTGCTGCTGCGCAACCGCGCCGGATGACTGGGACGCAGTTGCTGCGCTGGTGTGCGACCGTCCGTTGATCCTTCCCGCCTGGGGCGTCCATCCGTGGCAGGCAGGCGATCTTCCCGCTGGGTGGGATGACCGCCTCGGCGCGCTGCTTCATGCCCATCCGGAGGCAGCGGTGGGCGAGTGCGGTCTCGACGGCATTCGGGCCGAGCCAGTGCCCGGCATCCAGCGCGCGGTGTTGCAGCGTCAACTGGAACTGGCGGCCGCCTGTGGCCGGCCTGTCGTGCTCCATGGCGCGCGTGCATGGGGCGCGTTGATTGCGGCGGTCAAACCCTTCGCCGGCCGCATCCCCGCGCTTGTGGCCCACAGTTTCGGCGGCTCGCGCGACATTTTGCGTGACTGGCTGGCCCTCGGTGGTTTTGTCTCGTTCTCCGGAACGCTCTGCAATGCCGCCGCAACCCGCGTCCGCGCTGCTGCCGCCGCAACCCCGGCCGACCGCCTCCTCGTCGAAACCGACAGCCCCGATCTGTTTCCGCAAGGAGGCGTCCTCTGTCCCGGCTGTGCCGTCCCGGCCGTTGCCGCCGACACGGGGCCCAATCATCCCGCCAATCTGGCCGTCGTGCTCGCCGCCCTTGCCGCAATCCGCGGCGTCGCAACCGACGAACTCGCCAGCCTCACCGAACGGAATGCGCGTCGCGCATTCGGACGCTCTACGCACCCCCTGAACCGGATACCCTGA
- a CDS encoding tRNA threonylcarbamoyladenosine dehydratase, which yields MKGPSPRSALFHRTELLLGRSVLEQLASTRVILFGVGGVGSWCAEALVRTGIQHLTLVDNDVICATNVNRQIQATAANVGQVKVHELLTRLVSLNPQAAIEARAEIYSAETRDRFTLNAYDYVIDAIDSLACKIDLLATAMTAGPRVYSSMGAACKLDPAQIRVASIWKTSGCALARAVRRGLRQRQVSGDCLCLFSEEHFPNRGEESACGTGNCLCSEIGRDGAKSDVWCGQKARINGSLVHITGIFGFHLAGLVVQDVLRRVDGGGE from the coding sequence GTGAAAGGACCCTCGCCGCGATCCGCCCTCTTTCATCGCACGGAGCTGTTGCTGGGCCGGTCGGTCCTGGAGCAGTTGGCCAGCACCCGTGTCATTCTCTTCGGCGTCGGTGGCGTTGGCAGTTGGTGCGCCGAAGCCTTGGTCCGAACGGGCATCCAACATCTGACCCTCGTCGATAATGACGTGATCTGCGCGACCAATGTCAATCGTCAGATTCAGGCAACCGCCGCGAATGTCGGACAGGTCAAGGTTCATGAGCTGCTAACCCGGCTGGTGTCCCTCAATCCGCAAGCTGCGATCGAGGCTCGGGCGGAGATCTACTCCGCCGAAACCCGCGACAGGTTCACCTTGAACGCCTATGATTATGTGATTGACGCCATCGACAGTCTGGCGTGCAAGATCGATCTGTTGGCCACGGCCATGACCGCCGGACCCCGCGTCTACTCCTCCATGGGCGCCGCCTGCAAGCTGGACCCCGCCCAAATTCGCGTCGCGTCCATTTGGAAGACCTCGGGATGCGCCTTGGCCCGCGCGGTACGGCGGGGGTTGCGCCAACGCCAGGTTTCGGGGGATTGCCTCTGTCTCTTCAGCGAAGAACACTTCCCCAACCGGGGCGAAGAATCGGCCTGTGGCACAGGAAATTGCCTCTGTTCGGAAATCGGGCGAGACGGGGCGAAGAGCGATGTCTGGTGCGGCCAGAAGGCCCGGATCAACGGTTCGCTTGTGCACATCACCGGCATCTTCGGCTTCCACCTGGCTGGCCTGGTGGTGCAGGACGTGCTCCGGCGAGTGGATGGCGGGGGCGAGTAG
- a CDS encoding dCMP deaminase family protein, with the protein MTTPADTSADTRPDWDTYFMDIARVVSSRGNCSRRKVGAVAVSDHRIISTGYNGTPRGIRNCCEGGCARCASNAPSGSALAECVCSHAEENAITQAAYHGVRTKDAILYVTISPCLTCAKMIINAGIREVVYGGNYAFNEQTRALFAEAGVACRSHAPTGS; encoded by the coding sequence ATGACAACTCCTGCAGACACCTCCGCCGACACCCGTCCCGACTGGGACACCTATTTCATGGACATCGCCCGCGTGGTCTCCAGCCGCGGAAACTGCAGCCGCCGCAAGGTGGGTGCCGTGGCAGTCTCGGATCACCGCATCATCTCCACCGGCTACAATGGCACCCCGCGCGGCATCCGCAACTGTTGCGAGGGCGGCTGCGCCCGCTGCGCCTCGAATGCCCCATCGGGTTCGGCGCTCGCTGAATGCGTCTGCTCCCATGCCGAGGAGAATGCGATCACGCAGGCGGCTTACCACGGTGTCCGCACCAAGGATGCCATCCTCTATGTCACCATCAGCCCCTGCCTGACGTGCGCCAAGATGATCATCAACGCGGGCATCCGGGAAGTGGTCTACGGCGGGAACTACGCCTTCAACGAGCAGACACGGGCGCTTTTCGCCGAGGCGGGCGTTGCCTGCCGCTCGCACGCCCCAACCGGTTCGTAG
- a CDS encoding phospholipase gives MSGIQVRVLLKNGAAVAWLAAAPGCCYHAVKPLPNGLSYSSDLLPASDVRFLYDQTYLDGAGARQTDQHIFDEVFALIGRAEHLAVVDMFLFNPFIGAGPPPNRHLCEELSSALIARKRAVPDLLAVLITDPVNTVYGGLEAGHLLRLQEAGVEVVVTRLDRLRDSNTAWSGVWRLLFKPWGNSSTGGWVANPFGDGKVTVRSWLTLLNFKANHRKVVVADAGGELYALVTSANPHDGSSVHSNVGVVFNGPAARSVLESEQAVLNMSGSRVSLSGAAPADPAGAWADPAPINAVRVQVVTEEAIADAAEAMIGAAGQGDSLDLVMFYLADRPILRALKAAARRGVAMRVVLDPNKDAFGREKNGMPNRQAARELAAAGVPVRWAVTHGEQMHAKMLLVKKSDGTADLLTGSANFTRRNVRDYNLETDVRVSGPGAAPALTGAAAYVDRLWTNADGRVFTTGYKAFRDDSRWRVFRYRIQEATGLCTW, from the coding sequence ATGTCCGGCATCCAAGTGCGGGTTCTGTTGAAAAACGGTGCGGCGGTTGCCTGGCTGGCGGCCGCGCCGGGCTGCTGCTACCACGCGGTGAAGCCCCTGCCCAATGGACTCTCCTACAGCAGCGACCTCCTGCCCGCCTCGGACGTCCGCTTCCTGTACGACCAGACCTACCTCGACGGCGCGGGCGCGCGTCAAACCGACCAGCATATTTTCGACGAGGTCTTCGCCCTGATCGGCAGGGCCGAACACCTGGCGGTGGTCGACATGTTTCTCTTCAACCCGTTCATCGGCGCGGGGCCGCCGCCGAACCGCCACCTGTGCGAGGAACTATCCTCCGCCCTGATCGCCCGCAAGCGCGCGGTTCCGGATTTGCTGGCCGTGCTGATCACCGATCCGGTGAACACGGTCTACGGCGGACTCGAAGCCGGCCACCTGCTGCGTCTGCAAGAGGCCGGCGTCGAGGTCGTCGTCACCCGGCTAGACCGGTTGCGCGACAGCAACACGGCTTGGTCGGGCGTGTGGCGGCTGCTCTTCAAACCGTGGGGCAACAGCAGCACGGGCGGCTGGGTGGCCAACCCGTTCGGCGATGGCAAGGTGACCGTGCGAAGCTGGCTGACGCTGCTCAACTTCAAGGCCAACCACCGCAAGGTGGTGGTCGCCGACGCGGGCGGCGAGCTGTACGCCCTGGTCACGTCGGCCAACCCCCACGACGGCAGCAGCGTCCACTCAAACGTTGGAGTCGTCTTCAACGGTCCGGCCGCGCGGTCGGTCCTGGAGTCCGAGCAGGCGGTCCTGAACATGAGCGGCAGCCGGGTTTCGTTGTCGGGCGCGGCACCGGCCGACCCGGCCGGCGCGTGGGCGGACCCCGCGCCGATAAACGCCGTCCGGGTACAGGTGGTGACGGAGGAAGCGATCGCCGACGCGGCCGAAGCCATGATCGGAGCGGCGGGACAGGGGGACTCGCTCGACCTGGTAATGTTCTATCTCGCCGACCGGCCGATCCTCCGCGCCCTGAAGGCGGCGGCGCGTCGCGGCGTGGCGATGCGCGTGGTGCTCGACCCGAACAAAGACGCCTTCGGCCGGGAGAAGAACGGGATGCCGAACCGGCAGGCGGCGCGCGAGCTGGCCGCTGCGGGCGTTCCCGTCCGCTGGGCGGTGACCCATGGCGAGCAGATGCACGCCAAGATGCTGCTGGTCAAGAAGAGCGACGGCACCGCCGACCTGCTGACCGGTTCGGCCAACTTCACCCGCCGGAACGTGCGGGACTACAATCTGGAGACCGACGTGCGGGTCTCGGGCCCCGGGGCGGCGCCGGCGCTTACGGGAGCGGCCGCCTACGTTGACCGGCTGTGGACGAACGCCGACGGCCGCGTTTTCACGACCGGCTATAAAGCGTTTCGGGATGACTCCCGCTGGCGCGTGTTCCGCTACCGCATCCAGGAGGCCACAGGTCTCTGCACCTGGTAG
- a CDS encoding response regulator has translation MGTVLIIDDESVIRDYLATLIRRLGHEPVTAATAMAGLEKLADPDCQLVIADIFLPDSPPPEIWIQQLAQTAAGRMVVLISGAPSQELNECATASGITTFLSKPFELTFIRRILQTAFN, from the coding sequence ATGGGAACGGTTCTAATCATTGATGATGAAAGTGTCATACGCGATTATTTAGCGACCCTGATTCGCCGTCTGGGACACGAACCCGTCACCGCGGCAACCGCCATGGCCGGACTCGAGAAGCTGGCGGATCCCGATTGCCAGCTTGTGATCGCGGACATCTTTCTTCCCGATTCGCCGCCGCCCGAGATTTGGATACAGCAACTCGCCCAGACTGCGGCCGGGCGCATGGTCGTGCTCATCTCGGGCGCGCCGTCGCAAGAGCTGAATGAATGCGCAACCGCCTCTGGCATCACCACGTTTCTGAGCAAACCGTTTGAGTTGACGTTTATTCGCCGCATCCTGCAAACCGCATTCAACTAA